Proteins encoded in a region of the Phalacrocorax carbo chromosome 15, bPhaCar2.1, whole genome shotgun sequence genome:
- the IQCD gene encoding dynein regulatory complex protein 10 — MATGDPAVLQVPPQDGKQRSKPLEKGPATPEKATITLDAMKMSDPRRLKPDSIETERIITVLDETMAKLELSSLIPHIIDSLDRFADVLGPEITNSLIEHQKLSNEMEHLLASSEEEDTMRAEEQRGCLCLLEQRLKCSVRNVLRLLRANPSLCQALKYEAWVRESPAEAFIKAFGEFRNFMLERLLTSPVEEEGKIQLMEAISLQIKKNTEAITTLQAELAAAIRTQEEEIHKKDNVIKDLKNTMQDLTKDFKAGIQQIKQEGEKQQKEKLQASQARCARLQQDVQQLGVQLSALVLEHRASELALRKRKCRVEMEIVNWIQKYDADMGEKQAECEEVHAAYAEEKAQLSLLMEKHAVLLQEYSQIEEERRICQNKEEQALKELNTMTLAATRIQAFWRGYLVRCFFKSKRKKKSKSKKTKK, encoded by the exons ATGGCAACAGGGGATCCAGCTGTGCTCCAAGTCCCACCTCAGGATGGGAAGCAAAGAAGCAAGCCCCTGGAGAAGGGCCCGGCAACTCCAGAGAAGGCAACAATCACATTAGATGCCATGAAGATGTCAGATCCACGTCGGTTAAAACCTGATAGCATTGAGACAGAAAGAATCATAACTGTTTTGGATGAGACAATGGCCAAGCTGGAGCTGAGCAGTTTGATCCCACATATTATCGACTCTCTGGACAGGTTTGCTGATGTGCTGGGACCTGAGATCACAAACAGCCTGATCGAGCACCAAAAGCTTTCAAATGAAATGGAGCACCTACTTGCCAGCTCAGAAGAAGAGGACACCATGAGAGCTGAGGAACAACGGGGCTGTCTCTGCTTGCTAGAGCAACGTCTGAAATGTTCTGTTAGAAATGTCCTGAGGCTCTTGAGGGCCAACCCTTCGCTTTGCCAGGCTCTGAAGTACGAAGCCTGGGTAAGAGAGTCACCAGCTGAAGCATTTATCAAAGCCTTTGGGGAGTTCAGGAACTTCATGCTTGAGAGACTCCTGACTAGTCctgtggaagaggaaggaaagattCAGCTCATGGAAGCCATCTCCCTCCAGattaagaaaaacactgaagcaaTCACAACTTTACAGGCAGAACTGGCAGCAGCAATCCGGACTCAAGAGGAGGAG ATTCACAAGAAGGATAATGTAATCAAAGACCTCAAAAACACCATGCAAGATCTGACCAAAGACTTCAAGGCTGGCATCCAGCAGATCaagcaggaaggagaaaaacagcagaaagagaagcTGCAAGCCTCGCAGGCCAGGTGTGCCAGGCTACAGCAGGATGTTCAGCAGCTAGGAGTACAACTCAGTGCACTTGTACTGGAGCATCGAGCATCAGAGCTGGCTCTCAGAAAG aGGAAGTGCAGAGTGGAGATGGAAATTGTGAACTGGATCCAGAAATATGATGCGGACATGGGAGAAAAACAG GCTGAGTGTGAAGAGGTTCATGCTGCCTATGCTGAGGAGAAGGCCCAGCTGTCCCTGCTGATGGAGAAACACGCCGTGCTTCTCCAGGAGTATTCCCAGATTGAGGAGGAGCGCAGGATATGTCAGAATAAAGAGGAGCAGGCTTTGAAGGAATTGAACACTATGACCCTTGCTGCCACCCGCATCCAGGCTTTCTGGAGAGGCTACTTGGTCCGGTGCTTCTTCAAgtcaaaaaggaagaagaagagcAAGAGCAAGAAGACcaagaaataa